From the genome of Clarias gariepinus isolate MV-2021 ecotype Netherlands chromosome 28, CGAR_prim_01v2, whole genome shotgun sequence, one region includes:
- the LOC128515999 gene encoding zinc finger protein 883-like, translating into MYHCSDCGKTFTQNGNLKKHQRIHTGEKLYHCSQCGKNFACQTNLRRHQRIHTGEKLYSCSQCGKGFAQLLTLHVHQRIHTGERPHQCVKCGKSFTCQRHLQQHERIHTEERPYCCSQCGKSFTSQGNLLQHERTHTGDKPYQCAQCGKSFAHLFTLQIHQRIHTGEKPYRCGQCEKSFVCQSNLQRHKRIHTGERPYYCSQCGKSFTCQSNLQRHQRIHTGEKLYNCSQCGKGFAELFTLHVHQRIHT; encoded by the coding sequence ATGTACCACTGCTCAGATTGTGGGAAGACTTTTACCCAAAATGGTAATCTCAAAAAACACCAGCGTatccacacaggagagaagctgtatcactgctcacagtgCGGGAAGAATTTCGCTTGTCAGACTAATCTCCGGCGGCACCAGCGCatccacacaggagagaagctgTATAGCTGCTCACAGTGCGGGAAAGGTTTTGCTCAACTGCTTACTCTCCATGTACACCAGCGAATCCACACAGGAGAGAGACCGCATCAGTGCGTAaaatgtgggaagagttttacttgTCAGCGTCACCTCCAACAGCACGAGCGCATCCACACCGAAGAGAGGCCGTATTGTTGCTcgcagtgtgggaagagttttacctcTCAAGGTAATCTCCTGCAGCATGAGCGCACCCACACAGGAGACAAGCCGTACCAGTGTGcgcagtgtggaaagagttttgctCATCTGTTTACTCTCCAAATACACCAGCGTATACACACGGGGGAGAAGCCCTATCGCTGTGGACAGTGTGAAAAGAGTTTTGTATGTCAGAGTAATCTCCAACGGCATAAGCGCATCCACACCGGAGAGAGGCCGTATTACTGCTCCCAGTGCGGAAAGAGTTTTACTTGTCAGAGTAATCTCCAGCGGCATCAGCGCatccacacaggagagaagctgTATAACTGCTCACAGTGCGGGAAAGGTTTCGCTGAACTGTTTACTCTCCATGTACACCAGCGTATCCACACATGA